Genomic DNA from Buteo buteo chromosome 21, bButBut1.hap1.1, whole genome shotgun sequence:
GAGGAGTCCtgcaaaacagtaaaaacagaTTAGCTGCGCTGGGCCCGCAGACTGGGGGCTTAGCACCGCACGAGCTAATTTCTCTTTTAGTAGTAAAAGCAGTTACGATCTcccttctttattttcctctcctaGCAGCAAAGCCAGCATCAGTGGGCTGCGCTGCCGGGGCTGCAGCGGGCGCAGCGGATGCGCTACACAACAGCACCCCCAAAAGCCGGTACCGCCGTGCTGCCGGGCGAGACCCACCGGCACACCAAAACCCCCCTTGCCATCAACCACCAGCCACCCTTCTCCTCTTGTGAAAGTGCTTTTTCACCTTTTTGGCCAATACTGTTCTATCACCCCTCCTATCCAACTTTGTCCTCCCACCTTTCTTCCAGCCCAGCCGGCACAAGATAACCCCGCCGGCGTTTCACCCGGGTTCTCGGGCTGCGCTCGGTCACCAGGACGCCGGTGAAACCTATGGGATGTGTCATCAGTTTGCTGTCATGATTCATTCTTCGGTCAACGAAGTACTGCTGTTTATTAACCTCCGCGAaagtgggagaggagaggcgAGTACCGGAGCAGGGTGGTTTATTGGTGGGTGAATAATCCCCTGcggcagcacaggcagggaggtTTGGACTCCTCATCCACCTCTCGTATGTGGTGTGCAGGAAATGCAGGTGGTGGTTAACGCTAGAtaaacagagaagcaaaaggCTGTTTCCTTTTAAAGGTGCTACATTTAACATCTGCAGTACCTGGTTTAGCCTGGCACAAGCAATCTGAGACTACACAGCCACAGCACTTTTCAGGACAAAGTTTGCAAAGTGGCAGCGGCCAAGCCTTTCCTAAGAGAACTTGTCATGAATTTATCACAGCGAGCACCTCCCTGCAAAGCAGCGTGTCCCTGCAGGCACTGCAGAGCCCCAAGGACAAGGGATCTTCGGGGGGGGACCTCCCCCCAGTGCGTAGGAAACAGTTCCTGGGAGGGACAGTCCTGCAGCCACTGGGGTTTTTAGCAGAAGCCACCAATGCCCCAGTGCTCCCCACCACCCGCTGCGGTCCCGCACAGCACCCAGCACTGGCacaaggagggaggaggaggaggaggaggagagcggcTCCTTGCCCACCAGCTTGCTCCTGCCAATCCTACCATGGTGCTCATCAGAGTGTGGTGACTTTGCACCACAGATCATTTGTTCTCCGGCCTGCAGCTTTTTGATatcacatttttcttaatttctctttctctgtatcATGCAGAAACGTCCCAGGGGGAGCTTGCAGGTGAGACTGATGCAATTCCATTGCACTGCACCAGTTAATTATTTGCTGAATCGAAACCAAGCTGATGCCCTGTTCCCAGCACTTGATGGATTCACTAATATCATGTGTGATTTAAAAGCACCTTTCTGCTGTGTGCCACAGCGGATGGGCAAAACCTGGGCTACCGCAGGATGCGGGGACAGGACGCGAGGGAGGCCCATGCCAGCACCAGCACTTGGGCTATGCCGCAGCCACATCCCATGAGAAAAGTGCACAGGTCCCCATCCTTTCCCGTGGTTCCACCTCTTGGGTGAAACGTGCAGTTCCAGAGAGCAGAAGCATTTCACACAAGGTTTCTTCATTGGGATgacaagccccccccccccggccccgctgaggtttttttgctcatttcctctgcaagcagcagcaaCGTCTCCATCTCCATAGAGGCCCCCGGGGGCCCTCAGGTCCCTtgaagcaggaggagaaattcATCACGAAACAGGCCTCCCCCAGGGTGCTACAAGCCCCGTGCCGTGGGCTGGCTCCTGCGCCGGTGGGAAGCGGGGGGACGGAGCAGAGCCATGTGCTGCAGCACGCCGGGGCTCGGGGCTCTTCGTTATTGAGCCGAGCCAGTTATTGCCAGCAGCTGAGCAAACTAATAGGAAGGATATTTCCCCGGAGAAGGAGGAGGTTTCTGATTTAGACTGCGCTGTTTAAGCCCAGACTCTCACTGCAGCTAAAATTTCCTTCCGAGGGCGATAATTATCTCAATGCAAAGCCCAGgcctgtgtttgcttttctgctcccTGTCTGGAAGGTTTTAATGCAGAGGCTGCAATTTCCTCTGGtgcacagcccagcacccaggTCGCATCCTGCACCCTTTCCCCAGTACTGGGGACCAGAGCCAGCGGGAAGTGAAGAACAGCTCAGTGCAGTTTTATGAAGAAAGCACCCTCAGGTATTAAACTAATTACCAGGGAGCAGCGTTGGTCCTGCAGGGGCTCTGCTTCAGCCCTCTGCAAGCTGCAGTCCCAAAGGCAGCAACGTCACTGCTGGCCCCACATCTCCTCCGCTGGCTCTTGGatgaaaattgctttaaaacctCCAAGAGAAGCAGTTTGGTTCTTCTAAGTGatgggaacagaaaagaaaaaggaaaaaggaatagGAACACTTTTGTTCTTGGCTGCCAGGTAAATGAGGTTCAGCTCTGGAAAATGTATAGGGCCTCTAGTGCTAACTGCAGGGCTGGAGTCTCCAAGGAGtgatttcttccttcagaaacataataacaacaataaatgattaaaaagaaaaaggcctAAATCTATATCTACAGTTAACTCAGGACTCCTTCGGAGTTCAGGACTGTTGCTGGATAAATAAATGCTTATCTGAAAAAGGAACCTCCAGCCTCCTGCAAACAAGAGGCAGTGAAGCGTCACTCAGGGCCAGCCCACACATGTGCAGTGCAACCAGGGGGAAAACCCAACAGATCGGGTTATTCTGGATTTATCCCACGCAGGGACGCTCTTGTCCTGGCTTCATGCCCACCTGCTCCCGTCACCGTACCCTCCACCAGCCATGCTGCCCCATCAAACACGATGCGCTGCTTTAGCGCAAATGTAGAGGGTCAGGCTGGTGCCCACCCTAGGAGAGATTTCTCCTCTTCTGATACAGCAATAAAACAAGTGCTAAAGTGGAGAAAACCTCCAAAGGAAATGCATGCATTCACAGCTACaggaatggcttttttttccctcccacagGACAGCTGGTCCCAACCACTACCAGCCACTGCGCCCCGTGGGACGGCACACCGGGGCGCCCAGCCCCATGCTGGGCAGCGAGATAAGGCTCAGGGAGGTGCCGTGAGTCACGGAGGGCTGGGCCGGAGCGGGCAGCCACACCGTCACGCTGCCGAGCACATGGTGCCCCAGCTCCCCGGGATGCCCCGGCACCCACACAGCCTGCAGAGAGGGACGGCGCGCCCGGGACGCCGAGCGGTATGTAGGCTTGTCCCATCCCTGACCGCGGAAATGAGGTCTCTAGAGCATGACCGAAATAATGCCTTTCTGCAGCACTTTTCTCTTGACTTGCTGGCAGGTTAGAGGGTTGCGCAGGAAAGGTTTTAGTTGTTCCTCCTTCTGGTAGCATGGAGGTGAAGGGGAAACCCCACGTGCTGGCATCCTTTCTGTGAGgtgcagctgtgctggtttCAAAGACAGAATTAATGAACTACTTGTGTCAACAGCACGGGTTAAATCCACGTTTCCACCTGTTATGGGATACACGGTGGAATCAGCTGTGCGATGTGTGGTCCAGGTCAAACCCCTTTGCCCATCATGGCTTTGGATGAATTTGCAGGGTGTTCACTATGCAACACTCCAGCACACAATCCCAACTGCAGGACACCCAGGCACCAACCGGGAGCCCTCGAGGTGCTGGCACCCAGGGCTTCGCTAGCTGCCAAAGATACATTTCAGGTCCTTCCATATGTGCAATTACTAAAAACCAGAGCCCTTCACCATGGCTGCCCAGTGGAGGGACTGCCACATGGCCCACAGTTACCCTGCGCTTTTGGCCCTAAAAAGTGCTTCTTCCCGGCAGACAGcttgctgccagccctgagcaCCAACGCTGGTGTCCCTCCTTTTGCCCTGGGGTTTTGGCACAGACCACTTTGGTACAATCTGCAATCTATGGTACAGGGATCCCCGCCGAGCTGCTGGCCACCATTCCCATGCTGAAGGGGATGCAATCCCTCCCCTCCATCTctcatccctgctgcagctcttggTTCACTGCTTGGGGAAACCTCGCAGGAGAGGCAAGCTCATAGTGATTTAGCCCCTTACCCCTGCCCACCACCACCATGAATCCTGCTTGGCTTCTGTTTCAGGATCAGGGCCTCACCCTGGTTAACTATTGACTTGTGCTGGGGGCGGTTTCGCCGTAAGATGCCCTCTCCAGCTGTTTGGTGGATGCAGCAGCTGGCCACGCATTTTTATGAGCCAAGGAATTTATAAGCCCTCCGGCAAACAGTGCTCTCCTGTTGAGTAACTCAGCAAAGCTCAGTCAGATTGACCTCTTTGGAGACTGAAAATGGCATTGTGGCATCCTCCATTCCCCTGTGGTGGGACCAGCCCTGGACACACGGTGACTGTGGACCCACCCCACACCGGTCCCTATTCTGCATCCCTGCGTTCAGTTTTGCAGGAAAACCCTGACTTTTGGAGCGATGACTCACTGGCTGTGGGCATAGGTGACATCTGGCAGACCCCCTCTTTGGAGCTGTATCCCCACCCCACACCAAAATGATGTCTCCTTCATGGTCAGGGACCTACCTGGAGAGAAAGGGACATGCGGGGCTCAAaagcaggggggaaaaaaaaacaaaaaacacacccAACAAAGACAGAAGTTTCTGGGGAAGAGAAGTGAAGTTTTCCTGCAGCGCTGGGAAGAAACAGGAACGTATCGCCCACTGCATCCTGGAAAACCTCCCTGCGAGGGCAGGGATCTGCCTGGGTTTCTTCTTGGCAGCAATAACTCGGCACTGGCAAGCAGCACTTCAGTCCTGAGTGGGCTCATGGTGGAGCCTTTGCCTTAGAACACCATGGAGCTCTTTAGCATGTTTGTCCGAGAACCTTTTTGTTCCTGGAATAGTTTTCAAGCAAATATATTTCAGGTTTATTAGACAAATAACTCTGTTTATCACCCACTGcagttctttcctttcttcctgtccTGCAAGTCACTCTCTGGCAGGTGCCAGAGCACAGTTGTCATTTTTCTGGCACAGCCTtagggggggaggaaaaaaaaaaaaaaaaaatccaaacaattaAGAATATAATAGAAATCCCAGGACAGGGCTACCCTCTTGTAATGCAGTCAGGTTCCGGGTATTTCACCACCCAGGGACTTCACCCAATAACTTTTACCTGGGATTAAGGTGAAGATAAATAGCCCAAACAAATACATGACTTCCCTAAAGCAGTAGCGTTTATCTGtttacttttccatttctcttcctctgcaatGAAATCAATATGTGCACAGGAAAACCGCAAGTTTGGCAGAGGAGAGCACTGTGCAACAGGCCCCGGTGAGGCTAGCATCCCCGCAATGGCAGGGACCAAATGGGGACGGTTTTGCAAACCCAGTGGAGTTTTGCTCCACTCGCTGTGCCCAAATCACAGCCCAGGTCTGAATCCCCACCAGCTCCAGGGTCTCCTCATGGCATTTGAGGGGGAACTCAACAAGCTCCAAAAGTAAACCAATACCACTTTTGAAGACTTCGCAACTTGCCAAGGAGGATTTTAAGGACTGCTCCTCTGCCCCCATCATACCCATCACCAGATCAGGCACTGGGCTGGGAAGCCAGGTGTGGGGGAGACTCcctacatttaaaaagcaaaacttcatgCTGAAAGGAGCAAAAAGAGGCTGTCCCTCCAGATCCAGCCACGGGCAGCATTTGCACTCCAAAACCTTTAAACTGTCCATTTTCAGGTCTGTGGCTCTTCCACCAGCTCAGTGAAATGGGCTTGTTCACACCACGTCCAACATGAGTTTAAAACCCATTTCAGGGATACTGTGccagggggctgggagggaccaGGACAAGGTGGCGCGGGGAAGGGCTGCCAGCATCACAGACCCCCATGCCACCTCCCGCAGAGACAGATTCCTGCTCACAATCACCTTCCCCTGGGAGGAATAGCCGCAGAGAGAAGCGAGATGCTGGTGGGAAGCAAGTGTGCTTACGCTATCAAAAACCACACTGCCGCGATACCAAGGGTACACCGATACCTTCCGAGGCTTCCTTTAAAATGCAGGTAAGCCACGAGGCCGCTCTCCTGTGGGAAGCCGCTAGCTGCCTTTGGCAGCTCCTCCTCGCCACAGCCTCACGGCAGACGTGGGCAGAGCGGAGCGGTCTCGTGGGAAGCAGTGCCGGGCTCCGGACAGCTGAGATGTCACGGCAGGGCTGCCACTCCGGCCAGGCACCGGCCACCCTGGGCCACTGCAAAGTCCCTCCGGGGCCAACGGAGGATGCTGCGTCACGGCCACGGTCAGTCGTGCGGCCATGGGCCATTTCCCTGAGGTCAAGCCCTGGGAGGGGACccggagcagggctgggcaggagacaaaagctcttctctccttcctcgtGACACAGCAGACTGAAGTCAACtttcagcccagccctgctaCAACCCGTTGCTCCTTATTTACCCttcaaacaggaaaagcaaCTCTCAGTATAGCTCTTTCACGAATTTTCTATGCCAAGCCTCACTAAAGGGCTGCTTTAGTTAACATTAGGCTCTTTAACACTGAGCACACATCTCACACGTAACAGTTTGCCTTAGGACTGCGGGGTGGTTTCCAGGACGGACGTTCAccaggctgcagccccaaaTTCCAAAGGTAGGAGTgggtccccagccccgggaGCCCTGTGCGTGGGGTGGCAGGTGCCCGTCTGATTCattggggcagcagcaggagagagggggCAGACGGACTCGCTCAAGTAGGAAATAGTTCACACTCCAAATTACAACCACTCCCCATTCACATGGGTGAAGATGCTGTGGGACTTGGACaagtggaaatatttctgttcttgtcAGGTGTCCCCAAACCTGGCTGCTCTGCCCAGCTCAGCGGCACtgcccttcttcccttccctttctgatTTTAAGGAGGACGAGCTTGTTCCCGCATATTCCCCTGACTGGGCAAGGCCAAATCACAGCTTGTCCTCAGGTGGCATTTTGCAGCCCCTAATATTTGAAACCTACTTTGCATCATCCCAGAATGAAATGCAGCAAAGCCATGATTGAAAACACACTCCTTAAGCTCATCACTATCAGCAGAATAGAAAAGCATGATCTATTACTGAGAAAAGGATGTGAAACAGGAACACACAGGGCAGCGGACAGTCACGGTGAAGAGTTCAGgggcttaaaaatgaagcaagctCAATCAGTGCAGTCTGCTCCGATGTATGGAAGCCAGGACTTCAACATCAGGGTGGGACCAAGCATGTGTGCCTGATAGGAATTTATACATCTTTAATGACCTTTTAGTTATTGCAAATATGCCTAAAcataacaattattttttcatctaaTATCTGCCTGGTTTTGGTGGGTTACAGGAATACTTTATggtatttaattcttttcctcAGGGTGACCTGTGACCGTTGGCCACCCCCTCAGTTGCAGTCTCTCTCCCCACCACCATGCGGGCGGCAGGTAAGGAGGGAGACAGAGATTTACTTTTCTCTGTCCATTTTTCTACAGTTCTTTACGCCTCCTTCTCATCTACATGACCTCTTCCAAGCCCAGCTACCCTGACCTtcccctgccacgggcaggggaAAGAGCCTTTGTATAAGCATgaggtttttaaaagatttgtgTAGATTTCAGCCTGTTGTATTTTTCCCAGTGAAACCCTCTGTGGCTGGGAAGAGATGGCTAGTGAGACATTCCTGGTTCCATAAGAGCCATTCAGCTGCAATATAAGTATATTCTTCTACTCTCTTTCCATGCAGGACCGGAACGTTTTGCTCTGATGAGCAGTGCTTTAAAGCCAAATGCCAATCACATTTGTATTAGCAGCCGCTCTGCTGTAGCTAGTGACTAATTGGGGGATAGCAGCCTTCCCAGCGCTGGGAAGGTAAGGAATATTTGGATTTACATAGCTTTCTGACTAATTATCAGATTTACTTTAATGCAGAGAGAAATATGAATAGTGCCTCCCAGTAGAAGGGTAATGCCTATCTGAGCATCATCACATGCTCTAGACATATTAATTAAGAGATCAGAGTCCGTTTAGAGAGTGAAGGAAGGAGTGTTAGCTGCCTTCCCACACCACACAAGTGCTGGCTGTCACCTTGTGCTTTGTAAAGTGGGGACACATGGACCAAGTCCCCGGGAAGCCAGAGGGATGCTCCAGTCCCCGACccacgctgctgctgctctcacctggctcctctcccaccccttGCAGTTATGATCCGGTACACGGTGCTGCTCATCACGCTGCTGAGCACATGGCTCATCGTGCAGACATTCTTCGATCGGAGCTGGAAAGCCATCAGCCTGCGAAGCTGGCTCGGTGAGGTGCCGGCAGGGGTCCAGCCGGGTCCAGAGGGAGGGTGCGGGCAGCCCCATCACAAGCCAGACCCCGGAGCTGCATATAGTTGCCAGGAACACTTGCACTTGCAGTCCCTGGCCAAGGCTATAGCCACCAGCTCTGACCAtcggggcagggaggggacagcACACTGGGAAGCTGCACCAGGGCGGGTGGCTCCGGGGGTGCTTGCAGCCACAGGGAGCAGTTTTGGAGAGCTGGTGCCTGAACAGCTGCTCCTGGTTTGGGAAAGAGGAGCAGCTCTCCGAGGTGTCTAACCCTCCTGCTTGGTACCCACAGGTGCCATCGACAAGCCCAGCAGTGAGTACCGCTCTCAACTTCATCTCCATCACCCAACACCGCTCCAGGGCTGAGGGTGATGGTGGAAGCACGATAGCTGCCTTCAGGAGCCCCGTTCCCAAGGCAAAAATCCCACCCTCCCAAACACGGAGGAATTTCATTATTGCACACAGCAGCAGTGGCTTTGGCAGGCTCTGCGAGCACACGAACAACCACgcgatccccctgccccagcagaaaCGCTCCCAGGCCACAGGCTACGGCAGGAACCAGGTCCTGCCATGCCGTGTGGCACAAGTCCCTACCCTGGCCAAGAATGGGGAAGCTCCGGGCAGAAAAGCCCCAAGGGGCTGGCCTTGAACCAGTGCCAGCCCCAAACGCTCCCTGGCACGCACCCCTCTGCAATCCCCATGGCATCAGCGGTGCCGTCCCGCTGCTCACACCCAGAGCGGCACCTGGCACCCAGTTtgtcccaccccaccccaagcCTTGGCACCATAAACCTCAAACAAGAAGCTGGTCCCAGCCCCAGGACAAGCCTCCTTCACGCAAGAAGCTGGTCCAGGTGTTGCCCCCTTTGTGGACCACTGTGCCCCAGTGCCAGCCCCGCTCAGCCCTTCGGGGACACGGCCAGTGTCCCCCCGCGGGGCCAACACCATGGCTTGCAGCTCCGCTCCTCCCTCGCAGGCAAGGAGCTGCCCCAGCACAAGTGTGGGAACAAGAAGAGCTGCCCCGAGAACCATTTTGCCTTCAAGATCTCTAGCGGCGCAGCAAACGTGGTGGGACCCTCCATCTGCTTCGATGACATGGTGTAAGCAGCACACAGCGGGGACGGGGGAGCCGTGGCTGGCTTGGGCTTGAATAGGGCGAGTTTGGCTTCTGCTGAGCATGTCGATGGGCATCATGGTGCATTTGTAGttaaaaaaatttggaaatagtTTTCTTCACAACCACTTCTGTAGATATTTTGCTGTCTTCAGCCACTTTGCCCCATCAGAGTTTCACTGGCACCAGCATCTCTAGGGCATCCCTGTGCTTACTGgtgctctctgctttcctttccagcCTCATGAGCAGCATGAAAAACAACATTGGCAGAGGCCTGAACATCGCGCTAGTGAATGGTGAGTCGGGTGGGCACTAACCCCGCGCCATGGCTGTggtcccttcctcccccaggaGGGAATGGGCCACCGGGGACCCCATCCCAGGCACCATGGCTGAGCCAAAAGCACATCAGTCCGGTGTTGCATGGGGTGCACATCCACAATTATAGTTGCGAGCACTGCCAGGAAGATGGGAACAAACCCACCTGGGTCATGAACAATGGCTCCATGAATTCCACCAAGCAACACATTTGCCATCGCAGCAAATATGACACATTGAGGGACGAGCAAAGCATTTTGCAGCAAGAACCCCAAGCTGGTGGCCAGGCAAAGCCTAGAGCCACAACAGTGCAAACTCactgtgctttgttttgaattttaacCTTTCAGGAACAAGCGGGCAGCTCCTGAAAACTGACTCATTTGACATGTACTCTGGAGGTAAGCGTGGTCACTTTGCTGCTTGGTGGTTCCCAGCCAGGGCTTACACCAGCACTACCAGCTGCCGGCAATTTAGGCTGCTCCTCTGCCATGTATTTAACGATAAAGTCTAGTAGTCTTTCACCAGGATTGCCAGCTCGGGCGGTAAAAGCTCAGCTTTCTCTGAGGCCATTGATCCCAGAATCCTCATAATGCATCTGCATCTGAGATTGGCTTCTTGTTCCTTTTACATGTGCATAATAGCCTGAAAAACGTAATTCCACTAAACTGAATAAACCAGGGCGCTTGAGACCTGAGACAGGCTACTTTCTAAGATCAGGTAGTTACACTAATCCTGAGATTTTGCAACTTTCAACTCAGTTTTTGAAAGCTGGTGGTGGCTGAGCAGCTGCTTGTTTCCCTGGCTTTCTCAGGAGGACAAATGAGGAGCTCAGAGCATGGCAGGGGAgatgcagcccccagccccagcaaagCTGAGCACATGGAGCAGAGCCTGGTGGCAGCAAAGACCACGTCCCTGCGCCTGACAGCTTCAAACAATCTTCCTAACAGCAAGAAGATGCCCTGAGCCAGGGCAGCACCCGCTCACAGTCCAATTGGCACTGACTTGCAGGATGCTGCAAATCCCACCATTGTTTCAAAGCTGTTAACAATTCTCCAGAATTTTGGCAGAACTCCTCAAAATCACATGCTAAAACGAACCCTATAGCGCTTTTGATTTACCCTTTGCTGTTTGAGCCTTCCCCAAGGATCAATCAccctttctgctttttggttttgcagcctATTCTTGGTAACTCTGGAGTTTTAAGGAGAAACACCAGTATCATGAGATTTCTGGCTGAGTTTGCAAGCGAGGCGTGCGGTGGGAGAGgcccagggaaggagaaggcaggCAGTCAGCTCCTGTGCCACTAGATGGGGCGTTGGACTCGAGCATCCCACGGATGCAGGATGAGGAATAATTCCCGCAGTACAGCCGAAGGCATGATCTcagggcaggcagctctgcGGCCGAGCGGGTTCATTTCTTGTGTTGAGAAGTAAATTCGTGTAACTAGATTTCACAGTTAGCGAGCAAAGTTGAGGAGCAAATTCCCCTCTGCAGCTGTACTGGCGGGAGGAAAGGGCCAGCCCTAGGTGCTGCGGAAGAGCCCAGGTGGGAACACAAGATGGGGAATGCATCATCTGGGAGCCCATCCTTCCCCAAGCCCATGACCCCAAATCCTGGCCAGCACCAGCACAGTCGGAATATTTCCCACTGACCCAGAGGTGGTTCCCCCAGCTGCCACGCAGCAGTCCCTGCtaaatccctttttctttccctaatgCTCTTCTCTCCCAGACATTAACAAACTGGATACCTTCCTCCAAGAGATCAAGCATGGCACCATCGTGCTGACGGCCAGCTATGATGATGCTGCCACAAAGTGAGTTTGGCCCCAGGAGCAACACCTggctccccaaaaccccacagctgAGGGGAGCTGGAGGCAccgctgccagcagcagagaggggacagGAGGAGACAGCCACCTGGCACCACGCTAACACCTTCTTGCCCTCTTTCAGGATGAATGACAAAGTACGGACACAATTTatggagctgggcagcagccacGTGAGCAAGCTGGGCTTCCGGGACAACTGGGTCTTCTTGGGAGCAAAAGGTCTGAACAACAAGAGCCCCTTTGAAGAGGTATGTGGCCCTCCCCTGCCACCAGCTCTGGAGGCTCCCACCCTCTTAGTGGCACCTCCTGAGCTACATCTCACCTACCTGTTTGCAGAAGACATGGGCCAGTGGTGTTATCCCCCATGTCGAGCCAAGCTGCAAGTTTTGCCACATTGCAAACTTGCACTGT
This window encodes:
- the FAM3D gene encoding protein FAM3D, whose translation is MRAAVMIRYTVLLITLLSTWLIVQTFFDRSWKAISLRSWLGAIDKPSSKELPQHKCGNKKSCPENHFAFKISSGAANVVGPSICFDDMVLMSSMKNNIGRGLNIALVNGTSGQLLKTDSFDMYSGDINKLDTFLQEIKHGTIVLTASYDDAATKMNDKVRTQFMELGSSHVSKLGFRDNWVFLGAKGLNNKSPFEEHIKNDEKQNKYEGWPEMLEMEGCAPRKMD